The following are encoded in a window of Bacillota bacterium genomic DNA:
- a CDS encoding EAL domain-containing protein has translation MDNMRAVTSGVSSALGTLYNFIRGIRGGIHFPQLSAVYESLAKFLAQGYTVAAIYIDIVDFSKIEVVYGSGTAEKVLHRLADGFTSLTRKLDGEDGSCTIGALGGDDFVLFFAFRGVDVPQDEFLAAKVREIREFLENHINEYNLSYSLDHPIGIHVGCALVQTDDVSRIEMAVYSAIKRAKTLAKDSDAIREEKRKALTELLSSGGIRTVFQPMVSLKTGEVFGYEALSRGPEGTPFESPLALFSLAEELDMLYQLERACRETAITSSSGLAHGTKLFLNVHPEIIYDPQFSGVTMAQLVESVQLSPDDIIIEVTERGSITNYETFLAVLKHYRDQGYSIAIDDAGAGYSSLQSIAELRPDYIKVDMSLVRNLHLNRARHSVIEALSILAKRINAKVVAEGIECEDELKAIIDLDVELGQGYYLGRPGPGFTPVSQKAKSIILAYPRNAPSCNVRRKTSVLEVTMCTPSAKPDTLTRDVVEMFKKESGLQGVAVVRNEKPVGLIMKDKLYYRLGSQFGYSIYMGRPVTVVMDKNPLIVRAETPINEVADVAMARDENRLYDHVIVVDNDGNYQGVVSIRRLLVTITKLQVDAAMCANPLTRLPGNPVIEEEIQARLAEREGFAVLYIDLDNFKPFNDVYGFERGDEVIKLTARAISDSVRLHGGPNHFIGHVGGDDFVAITAHDQYEETAQAIIKSFDSQIPWLYDPGHREQGYIETFDRKGNMMKFPIMSISIAIIVNEPGETASYHQFVRNVAELKSYAKSLEGSNYVKERRRAEIGKHMMAATQCSG, from the coding sequence CCAGGGTTACACTGTGGCGGCCATCTATATCGATATCGTGGATTTCAGCAAGATTGAGGTGGTCTATGGTTCCGGGACAGCCGAGAAAGTGTTGCATCGCCTGGCTGATGGGTTCACCTCCCTCACCCGCAAGCTTGATGGAGAAGATGGATCCTGCACCATCGGGGCCCTCGGCGGCGATGATTTCGTGCTATTCTTCGCCTTTCGCGGAGTGGATGTCCCCCAGGATGAATTCCTCGCGGCAAAGGTTCGCGAGATACGCGAATTCCTCGAGAACCACATCAATGAGTACAATTTATCCTACAGCCTTGATCACCCTATCGGCATCCATGTCGGGTGCGCCCTTGTGCAGACGGACGATGTGTCAAGAATAGAGATGGCCGTGTATTCGGCTATAAAGAGGGCCAAAACCCTTGCTAAAGATAGTGATGCGATAAGGGAGGAAAAGAGAAAGGCTCTGACAGAGCTCCTTAGCAGCGGCGGAATAAGAACTGTTTTCCAGCCCATGGTATCCCTCAAGACAGGTGAGGTATTCGGATATGAGGCGCTTAGCCGCGGACCAGAAGGAACCCCCTTTGAAAGCCCCCTGGCCCTCTTTTCGCTCGCCGAAGAGCTGGATATGCTATATCAATTGGAACGTGCATGCAGGGAGACAGCCATAACCTCTTCTTCAGGGCTTGCCCACGGGACGAAGCTCTTCCTCAACGTTCATCCCGAAATAATCTATGATCCTCAATTCAGCGGCGTTACCATGGCCCAACTGGTTGAGTCCGTGCAGCTGAGCCCTGACGATATTATAATTGAGGTCACCGAGCGAGGCAGCATCACGAACTATGAAACATTTCTCGCCGTGTTGAAACATTATCGGGATCAGGGATATTCAATAGCAATTGACGATGCAGGGGCGGGATATTCGAGCCTCCAATCCATCGCAGAACTGAGACCAGATTACATCAAGGTAGACATGTCGCTGGTACGGAACCTTCATCTCAATCGAGCGCGCCACTCCGTGATCGAAGCATTATCTATCCTGGCAAAGCGCATCAATGCAAAGGTGGTTGCCGAAGGCATCGAATGTGAAGATGAACTAAAGGCCATCATTGACCTGGATGTGGAGCTGGGCCAGGGCTATTATCTGGGCCGGCCTGGGCCCGGTTTCACTCCCGTGAGCCAAAAGGCGAAATCCATCATACTAGCTTATCCCAGGAATGCTCCTTCGTGTAATGTAAGAAGGAAGACAAGTGTGCTGGAGGTCACCATGTGCACACCAAGCGCGAAGCCAGATACCCTGACCCGGGATGTAGTCGAGATGTTCAAAAAGGAATCCGGGCTCCAGGGAGTTGCGGTAGTCCGAAATGAGAAGCCAGTGGGCCTAATCATGAAGGACAAGCTTTATTACAGACTCGGAAGTCAGTTTGGCTATTCCATCTATATGGGGCGTCCTGTTACAGTCGTGATGGACAAGAACCCGCTCATCGTGCGAGCGGAAACCCCGATAAATGAAGTAGCAGATGTCGCCATGGCAAGGGATGAAAACAGGCTGTATGATCATGTGATCGTCGTGGATAATGATGGGAATTATCAAGGAGTAGTATCCATCCGGAGATTGCTTGTGACAATTACCAAACTGCAGGTAGATGCGGCCATGTGCGCCAATCCACTTACCAGGCTGCCAGGCAACCCGGTAATTGAGGAAGAGATCCAGGCCAGGCTCGCAGAGCGCGAGGGCTTTGCCGTTCTGTATATCGATCTCGACAATTTCAAACCGTTTAATGATGTCTATGGCTTTGAGCGTGGTGATGAAGTCATAAAGCTGACTGCCAGGGCCATTTCCGATTCGGTGAGACTGCATGGGGGTCCAAATCATTTCATTGGCCATGTGGGCGGAGATGATTTCGTTGCCATTACCGCCCATGATCAATATGAAGAGACAGCGCAAGCAATAATCAAGAGTTTCGACTCACAGATTCCCTGGCTCTACGACCCTGGACATAGAGAACAAGGCTATATAGAGACTTTCGATCGCAAGGGGAATATGATGAAATTCCCTATTATGAGCATTTCAATAGCGATCATCGTCAATGAACCGGGTGAAACGGCTTCTTACCATCAATTCGTCAGGAACGTCGCCGAGCTCAAGTCCTATGCGAAGAGCCTCGAAGGGAGCAATTATGTCAAGGAACGCAGGCGCGCCGAAATTGGAAAGCATATGATGGCCGCCACTCAATGCTCCGGGTAA